From a region of the Desmodus rotundus isolate HL8 chromosome 7, HLdesRot8A.1, whole genome shotgun sequence genome:
- the OSGEP gene encoding tRNA N6-adenosine threonylcarbamoyltransferase, translating into MPTVLGFEGSANKIGVGVVRDGKVLANPRRTYVTPPGTGFLPGDTARHHRAVILDLLQEALTEAGLTSQDIDCIAYTKGPGMGAPLVSVAVVARTVAQLWNKPLLGVNHCIGHIEMGRLITGATNPTVLYVSGGNTQVIAYSEHRYRIFGETIDIAVGNCLDRFARVLKISNDPSPGYNIEQMAKRGKKLVELPYTVKGMDVSFSGILSFIEDAAQRMLATGECTPEDLCFSLQETVFAMLVEITERAMAHCSSQEALIVGGVGCNMRLQEMMETMCQERGARLFATDERFCIDNGAMIAQAGWEMFRAGHKTPLSDSGVTQRYRTDEVEVTWRD; encoded by the exons ATGCCAACGGTACTGGGTTTTGAAGGCAGCGCCAACAAGATTGGCGTGGGAGTGGTTCGGGATGGCAAGGTCCTGGCAAACCCGCGGCGGACTTACGTCACACCCCCGGGCACAG GATTTCTTCCAGGTGATACTGCCAGGCACCACCGAGCCGTTATTCTGGACCTGCTGCAGGAGGCACTGACAGAGGCTGGATTAACCTCCCAGGATATTGACTGCATTGCCTACACCAAAG GCCCTGGCATGGGTGCCCCACTGGTTTCTGTGGCTGTTGTGGCCCGTACTGTGGCTCAGCTGTGGAATAAGCCATTGCTAGGTGTGAACCACTGTATAGGCCACATTGAAATGGGCCGCCTCATCACTGGAGCCACCAACCCAACTGTCCTGTATGTTAGTGGAGGAAATACgcag GTGATTGCATATTCAGAACATCGGTACCGCATCTTTGGGGAAACCATCGATATTGCTGTGGGTAATTGTCTGGATCGTTTTGCTCGAGTACTGAAG ATTTCCAATGACCCAAGTCCAGGCTACAACATCGAACAGATGGCCAAGCG AGGTAAGAAGCTAGTGGAGCTGCCATACACTGTAAAGGGGATGGATGTCTCATTCTCAGGGATCCTGTCTTTCATTGAG GATGCAGCCCAGCGGATGCTGGCCACTGGCGAGTGTACTCCTGAGGACCTATGTTTCTCCTTGCAG GAAACCGTGTTTGCGATGCTGGTAGAGATCACAGAGCGGGCCATGGCGCATTGTAGCTCCCAGGAGGCCCTCATCGTGGGAGGTGTGGGGT GTAACATGAGGCTACAGGAAATGATGGAGACAATGTGCCAGGAACGTGGAGCCCGACTTTTTGCCACAGATGAGAG ATTCTGCATTGACAATGGAGCCATGATAGCCCAGGCTGGCTGGGAGATGTTTCGGGCTGGACACAAGACACCCCTCAGTGATTCTGGAGTCACACAGAG GTATCGGACAGATGAAGTAGAAGTAACCTGGAGAGACTGA